A window of Papilio machaon chromosome 1, ilPapMach1.1, whole genome shotgun sequence contains these coding sequences:
- the LOC106718818 gene encoding protein arginine N-methyltransferase 1: MSDVPDLSSDEDQYDEEEWQEMDTSNSSITCLFCTTALPTIEEGILHCEKNHNFNLSALKSKHHMDCYSYIKLINYIKTHKAKSEDIMSSETATWNDDKYLKPVGNDEWLMYDFDSLAENISSPKSYHANVENGLVTLSQAHFLELQRTIQTLSEQLKESQTHLQMAREDMSKMQSSMKTIVEGNTNSIGNENLTVDCVSKVPLECDEGYFSSYAHFGIHYDMLSDKVRTESYKNAILYNKDTFKNKTVLDLGCGTGILSMFCATAGSKKVYALDQSEIIYHAMDIITENNFSNEIKTIKGRLEDTKLDEKVDIIVSEWMGYFLLFEGMLDSVIYARDNYLNPGGILLPNQCNISLVANGDIDTHKKLINFWSDVYGYKMNCMKSEVVREASVEVVDSKNIISKPCVVKDIDINTCNVKVVDFTSPFELRITRDGFITSLIGYFDAFFNLPTPVSFSTGPHVTPTHWKQTLFYFKDCKEVKNGDIIKGTITCSRLKTDVRGLLVQIDIFGKIHKYILS, encoded by the coding sequence ATGTCGGACGTACCAGATCTTAGTAGTGATGAAGATCAATACGACGAAGAGGAGTGGCAAGAAATGGATACCAGCAATTCTTCAATTACTTGTTTGTTTTGCACAACTGCACTGCCTACAATTGAAGAAGGTATCTTACATTGTGAGAAAAaccataattttaacttaagtgCTCTTAAATCAAAACACCACATGGATTGctattcatatattaaattgataaattatattaaaacacataAAGCAAAATCTGAAGATATAATGAGCTCAGAAACGGCCACTTGGAatgatgataaatatttaaaacctgTTGGTAATGACGAATGGTTGATGTATGATTTTGATTCATTGGCAGAAAATATCAGTTCACCAAAATCTTATCATGCTAATGTAGAGAATGGCTTAGTTACATTGTCACAAGCTCATTTTCTTGAACTTCAAAGGACGATACAAACACTTTCGGAACAACTTAAAGAGTCACAGACACATCTGCAGATGGCAAGAGAAGATATGAGTAAGATGCAAAGTTCAATGAAAACAATTGTTGAAGGTAATACAAATTCTATtggaaatgaaaatttaacagTTGATTGTGTCTCCAAAGTACCCCTAGAATGTGACGAAGGATACTTTAGTAGTTACGCACACTTTGGTATTCATTATGACATGCTCTCCGATAAGGTACGCAcagaaagttataaaaatgcaatattatataataaagacacatttaaaaataagactgTATTGGATTTAGGATGTGGGACAGGCATTTTATCAATGTTCTGTGCCACCGCTGGGTCTAAAAAAGTATATGCATTAGACCaatctgaaattatttatcatgcTATGGATATTATCAcggaaaacaatttttcaaatgaaattaaaactataaaaggcCGACTTGAAGATACAAAGTTGGATGAAAAAGTTGACATAATTGTGTCCGAGTGGATGGGATATTTTCTGCTTTTTGAAGGAATGTTAGACAGTGTTATATATGCTAGAGATAATTATCTCAACCCTGGAGGTATATTGTTACCGAATCAATGCAACATAAGTTTAGTTGCAAATGGTGATATTGacacacataaaaaactaATCAACTTCTGGTCAGATGTATAtggatataaaatgaattgtaTGAAATCAGAAGTTGTCAGAGAAGCGAGTGTCGAAGTTGTGGattcaaaaaacattatttccaAACCCTGTGTTGTTAAAGACATTGATATAAATACTTGTAATGTAAAAGTAGTAGATTTCACATCACCATTTGAACTTCGAATAACACGGGATGGTTTTATTACATCCCTTATAGGTTATTTTGATGCATTCTTTAATTTACCAACACCAGTAAGCTTTTCAACGGGCCCTCATGTTACACCAACACATTGGAAgcaaacattgttttattttaaagattgtaAGGAAGTGAAAAATGGTGATATAATTAAGGGCACAATAACATGTAGTCGTTTAAAAACAGATGTAAGAGGACTTCTTGTGCAAATTGATATATTTGGTAAAATCCAcaagtatattttaagttaa
- the LOC106718832 gene encoding intraflagellar transport protein 80 homolog, with amino-acid sequence MRLKVSPIKKPKHDGAVICVGWNNTEDVFSCGDDHKLLKWNLATNECMSVATFPDDLYPTGLHLFSKINNSGKKSQTDFILIASTDGRFHIVNYNGRIEKSINAHQGACLVALWSPNADGILTAGEDGCVKIWSCNGLLRSTVVESDVSCYMAAWSPDSNSILYTKKHHLVIHPLQAKSKVTKWWAHESVILSVGWNASNNLIVSGDEDGYIKVWDTFQQLIFSTKEFVHPCTAISWSPHGDLFVAGSFNKLSLHSDDGWPNSSLDLDVGSVYCVAWSPDGTQLAAACADGHVIFAHIIDRTYNWKNFTCTQIGRKVIAIKDITTDESDQLDYPDSVVQIALGFDHLAVATIKQCFIHKLTSWNTPVTFDLKDGAVSVILLASRCMCIVERGRISVYSYTGRLLASPQISSHSELRGRASISLGPDTLASIDYANPTLIQVFDLPTATYSISRGAGDNNVTRIKHHTVVCSIALSQTGPINERQIALLDKRRDLLVATVKDSKQKLSVLSRAVLSVMWSTESELLVGLKKESIVSWAYQKNNTRPELTTTVISIPSSNMGYNPTIQCVENGVAIIYRGKGSTVMHISLGVIHVEMVLKYIASNMWSEALQLCRTLKDTKLWGCLAEMALEKNQLDIAEEAFEEVHQYAEVFRIQHLKNIRNSSGAGNA; translated from the exons ATGCGGTTAAAAGTCTCTCCGATTAAAAAACCCAAACACGATGGAGCGGTCATTTGCGTTGGTTGGAATAACACTGAAGATGTTTTCTCGTGCGG cGATGATCACAAGTTACTAAAATGGAATCTAGCAACAAATGAATGCATGTCGGTTGCAACGTTTCCTGATGATTTGTATCCAACTGgacttcatttattttctaaaataaataatagtggGAAGAAGTCGCAAACTGACTTTATATTAATAGCATCTACAGATGGGAG atTTCACATAGTCAATTACAATGGGCGCATTGAGAAGAGTATTAATGCTCATCAAGGTGCTTGTCTTGTCGCACTTTGGAGTCCTAATGCTGACGGAATTCTAACAG CTGGAGAGGACGGGTGTGTCAAAATATGGTCATGTAACGGTCTTCTAAGATCGACTGTTGTCGAATCAGATGTGTCTTGCTATATGGCTGCATGGAGCCCTGACAGTAACTCTATCTTGTACACCAAAAAGCATCATTTAGTAATTCATCCATTGCAAGCAAAATCTAAAGTAACTAAG tgGTGGGCACATGAATCAGTTATTTTATCCGTTGGTTGGAATgcaagtaataatttaattgtctcGGGTGATGAGGATGGCTATATTaag GTTTGGGATACATTTCAACAGTTAATATTTTCCACAAAGGAGTTTGTACATCCATGTACTGCAATCAGTTGGTCACCGCATGGTGATTTGTTTGTCGCTGgcagttttaataaattgtcacTTCATAGTGATGATGGC TGGCCTAACTCTTCTTTAGACTTGGACGTTGGCAGTGTTTACTGTGTAGCGTGGTCACCTGATGGTACGCAGCTAGCAGCAGCTTGCGCCGATGGTCATGTTATTTTCGCACACATTATTGACAG aacttATAACTGGAAGAATTTTACTTGCACCCAAATCGGGCGCAAAGTAATAGCTATAAAGGATATAACGACCGATGAAAGTGATCAACTTGACTATCCGGATAGTGTCGTACAAATTGCGCTTGGCTTTGATCATTTAGCAGTGGCCACGATAAAGCAGTGTTTCATACACAAGTTGACGTCGTGGAATACTCCAGTAACGTTCGACCTTAAGGACGGCGCTGTTAGTGTCATTCTTCTAGCCTCAAG ATGTATGTGTATAGTCGAGCGTGGTCGTATCTCGGTATACAGCTACACCGGTCGCTTGCTGGCCAGTCCGCAAATCAGTTCGCACTCCGAGTTGCGTGGACGAGCTTCGATATCTTTAGGGCCGGATACACTGGCTTCTATTGACTACGCCAATCCCACTT TGATTCAAGTATTTGATTTGCCAACTGCAACGTATTCAATAAGTCGTGGGGCAGGAGATAACAATGTAACCAGGATAAAACACCACACGGTGGTTTGCAGCATTGCATTGAGTCAGACTGGACCCATCAATGAACGTCAGATAGCTTTGCTAGATAAGAGACGTGATTTGCTAGTTGCAACTGTGAAGGACTCAAAACAAAAGCTATCGGTGCTAT CCCGTGCAGTACTTAGTGTTATGTGGAGTACAGAATCTGAACTATTAGTTGGCTTAAAGAAGGAATCTATAGTAAGTTGGGCTTATCAGAAAAATAACACTCGTCCGGAACTTACTACAACTGTCATTTCGATACCGTcaag TAACATGGGTTATAATCCCACCATACAATGTGTGGAAAATGGTGTTGCGATTATTTATCGCGGGAAAGGATCAACCGTCATGCACATATCGCTTGGCGTCATACATGTAGAGATGGTGCTTAAATATATCGCTTCCAACATGTGGAGTGAAGCTTTACAG CTTTGTCGCACATTGAAAGACACCAAGCTCTGGGGATGTCTTGCCGAAATGGCTCTAGAAAAAAATCAGTTAGACATAGCCGAAGAAGCTTTTGAAGAAGTGCACCAGTATGCGGAGGTGTTTCGGATACAACACttaa AAAACATAAGAAATAGTAGTGGAGCAGGAAAcgcataa